GCGACTGACGGCACCGCGCTCACGTCGACAGCGATTCGCCGTGAAGCCGTCAGGCGATCTGCAGTTCGCCGACCAGCTTCTCGACCCGGGCGCGGATCTCGTCGCGGACCTGGCGGACGACCTCGATCGGCTGCCCGGCCGGGTCGGTGAGTTCCCAGTCCTCGTACCGCTTGCCCGGGAAGATCGGGCAGGCGTCGCCACAGCCCATGGTCACGATGACGTCGCTCTCGCGGACGGTCTCGGTCTGGAGGAGCTGCGGGATCGCCCCGGTGATGTCGATGCCGACCTCTTTCATCGCCTCGACCGCGATCGGGTTGATCTGGTCGCGCGGCGCGGAGCCGGCCGACCGCACCTCGACGGTGTCGCCGGCCAGCTCCCGCAACCAGCCCGCGGCCATCTGGGACCGGCCGGCGTTGTGGACGCAGACGAAGAGAACGCTTGGCTTGCTCACTTGGATACTCCAGCAGTCGCAGGGTTTTCGGTGTGTGGGGTCACGACATCGTCGGCCGCTCGTCCGGCCGCGGGGTAGAGCAGTCTGAGGAGTCCGACACCGACGGCAGCTCCGATCACCTGGGCGATCACGAAGCCTGGCAGCGAGCCCGGCGCGATACCGGCGAAAGTGTCGCTGAACGCGCGCCC
The Kribbella italica DNA segment above includes these coding regions:
- a CDS encoding arsenate reductase ArsC; amino-acid sequence: MQVSKPSVLFVCVHNAGRSQMAAGWLRELAGDTVEVRSAGSAPRDQINPIAVEAMKEVGIDITGAIPQLLQTETVRESDVIVTMGCGDACPIFPGKRYEDWELTDPAGQPIEVVRQVRDEIRARVEKLVGELQIA